A genomic window from uncultured Fibrobacter sp. includes:
- a CDS encoding deoxyguanosinetriphosphate triphosphohydrolase: MLQWDTLLSATRYGHPADPDPNRSDFHRDYDRIVFSTAFRRLGRKTQVHPFSVNDHVHSRLTHSLEVSSVGRSLAITVYHLIKEHLPKYVNEYQFGTIVQSACLAHDIGNPPFGHAGEAAIREWFRKNRNSAPLRDLGDREMADFENFDGNAQGHRILSKLEYHFLDGGMRLTYATIGSMIKYPRLAMYGTPTSLFSTEADLYRETADTLGLPEVAKGQWVRHPLVYLMEAADDICYSILDVEDAIELGILSFADVRGMFSYLCGPDVDIDREYEENGQNFRDFLSSIRGHAIQNLIDDVAVLFMKHYEEIMNGALQKHLIDLSRSETMEGIRIAKRLGVERIYPDRRKTELEVGSYTTLSTVLDAFINGVHDYRLNGKNSYRADRIVRLIGQAKIGQSVTAAEAYHQVLDFVSGMTDNYATYLARQIGGLVMGL, encoded by the coding sequence ATGTTACAATGGGACACGCTTCTTTCTGCGACTCGCTACGGGCACCCGGCCGATCCGGACCCGAACCGCTCCGATTTCCATCGCGACTATGACCGCATCGTTTTCTCGACGGCATTCCGTCGCCTTGGCCGCAAGACTCAGGTTCACCCGTTCTCGGTGAACGACCATGTTCATAGCCGCCTCACGCACAGTCTGGAAGTTTCCAGCGTGGGCCGCAGCCTTGCCATTACAGTCTACCACTTGATCAAGGAACACTTGCCCAAGTACGTGAATGAGTACCAGTTCGGTACGATTGTCCAGTCGGCGTGTCTCGCTCACGATATCGGCAATCCGCCGTTTGGCCATGCGGGCGAGGCGGCAATTCGCGAGTGGTTCCGCAAGAACCGCAACAGCGCTCCGCTCAGGGATTTGGGCGACCGTGAAATGGCCGATTTCGAGAATTTTGACGGCAATGCCCAAGGGCACAGAATCCTGAGCAAGCTGGAATATCACTTTTTAGACGGCGGCATGCGCCTCACGTACGCGACCATCGGTTCGATGATCAAGTACCCGCGCCTCGCCATGTACGGCACGCCGACGAGCCTGTTCTCGACCGAGGCGGACCTTTACCGCGAAACGGCGGATACGCTCGGCTTGCCGGAAGTTGCCAAGGGCCAGTGGGTGCGCCATCCGCTGGTGTACCTGATGGAAGCTGCCGACGACATTTGCTATTCCATCCTTGACGTCGAAGACGCTATTGAACTGGGTATCCTTTCTTTTGCCGACGTGCGTGGCATGTTCTCGTACCTTTGCGGCCCCGACGTGGATATCGACCGCGAATACGAAGAAAACGGCCAGAACTTCCGCGACTTCTTGAGCAGCATCCGCGGGCACGCCATCCAGAACCTGATTGACGACGTGGCCGTCCTTTTCATGAAGCATTACGAAGAAATCATGAACGGGGCGCTCCAGAAGCATTTGATTGACCTCTCGCGCAGCGAGACGATGGAAGGTATCCGCATCGCGAAGCGCCTGGGCGTGGAGCGCATCTACCCGGACCGCCGCAAGACGGAACTGGAAGTGGGCAGCTACACGACGCTCAGCACCGTGCTCGATGCCTTCATCAACGGCGTTCACGATTATCGCCTGAACGGCAAGAATTCTTACCGTGCCGACCGCATCGTGCGCCTGATTGGTCAAGCAAAAATCGGCCAGAGTGTCACAGCTGCAGAAGCGTACCACCAGGTGCTTGACTTTGTGAGCGGGATGACGGACAACTATGCGACCTACCTGGCGCGCCAGATTGGCGGGTTGGTCATGGGGCTTTAA
- a CDS encoding pyrimidine 5'-nucleotidase, protein MVWLFDYDLTLYGEEERHVLVSLDRRISAYVQKTIGGTFEHASEIRTEYLHRYGTTLAGLMALHGTDPDDFFDFIHDAQYLVYPVPAPAKRDLLLSLKGPRGVFTNGRHDWSEAGMRSMGILDCMDFVFDLKALGWVGKPHDIAYEKMENFLKGRLGADFNASGIVLLEDSLRNLEPAHARGWITILVNPVENAPDWVDFHIPHLLDLDKIVNKLPC, encoded by the coding sequence ATGGTCTGGTTGTTCGACTACGACCTGACTTTGTACGGCGAAGAGGAACGCCATGTCCTCGTTTCCCTGGACCGTCGCATTTCGGCTTACGTGCAAAAGACGATTGGTGGTACGTTCGAACATGCCTCGGAAATCCGGACGGAGTATTTGCACCGCTACGGCACGACCCTTGCGGGGCTCATGGCTTTGCACGGTACCGATCCGGACGACTTTTTTGATTTCATCCATGATGCTCAATATCTGGTGTACCCGGTCCCGGCACCGGCGAAGCGAGACCTGCTGCTTTCGCTGAAGGGCCCGCGCGGTGTGTTTACGAATGGCCGCCACGATTGGAGCGAGGCGGGGATGCGCTCGATGGGAATTCTGGACTGCATGGATTTCGTGTTCGACCTGAAGGCCCTCGGTTGGGTCGGCAAACCCCATGACATCGCTTACGAGAAGATGGAAAACTTCCTGAAAGGGCGCCTTGGTGCCGATTTTAACGCATCCGGCATCGTCCTTCTGGAAGATTCCTTGCGTAACTTGGAACCTGCCCATGCCCGCGGCTGGATCACGATTCTTGTCAATCCGGTTGAAAACGCTCCCGATTGGGTGGATTTTCATATTCCCCATTTGCTAGATTTAGACAAGATAGTCAATAAATTACCTTGCTAG
- a CDS encoding PDZ domain-containing protein: MKNLVKLSLLAAMAVAPVMADESFGGIGVTIYQIHEGVKVAEVIPGTPAAETKLQAGDVITAVDGVSLQGKDIEASKEMLRGQVNKPLEITYVSAGETYKETVRRTQITVKEFEGKSVQNWYGDKENVNSHELEAFASAKQSDKQLVAVLQNGNLVKEDVKAASAGINGVYIERVNEFEPKVQKKNVVRSSDARLRGFTRKAVSFGLKSSGKAVVSILNADGELVATLRADDAKAGINTIAWDGSQLTSGRYMVSIDHNGSVSGTMAVLK; encoded by the coding sequence ATGAAGAATCTTGTCAAGTTGTCCCTTTTGGCCGCAATGGCCGTTGCTCCTGTTATGGCCGATGAATCTTTCGGTGGTATCGGAGTGACTATTTATCAGATCCACGAAGGAGTCAAGGTGGCCGAGGTCATCCCGGGTACTCCCGCAGCCGAGACTAAGCTCCAGGCGGGCGACGTGATTACCGCTGTCGACGGTGTCAGCCTCCAGGGCAAGGATATCGAAGCTTCCAAGGAAATGCTCCGTGGCCAGGTGAACAAGCCGCTCGAGATTACTTATGTGAGCGCAGGCGAAACCTACAAGGAAACGGTCCGCCGCACCCAGATTACCGTGAAGGAATTCGAAGGCAAGTCTGTGCAGAACTGGTATGGTGACAAGGAAAATGTGAACTCTCACGAACTTGAAGCCTTCGCCAGCGCAAAGCAGAGCGACAAGCAGCTCGTGGCTGTCCTCCAGAACGGCAACCTCGTGAAGGAAGACGTCAAGGCCGCTTCTGCTGGCATCAACGGTGTCTACATCGAAAGGGTGAACGAATTTGAACCCAAGGTCCAGAAGAAGAATGTCGTTCGTTCCAGCGACGCTCGCCTCCGTGGCTTTACGCGCAAGGCTGTGAGCTTCGGCCTCAAGTCTTCGGGCAAGGCTGTTGTCTCCATCTTGAACGCTGATGGCGAATTGGTTGCCACCCTCCGTGCCGACGACGCTAAGGCCGGCATCAACACGATTGCTTGGGACGGTAGCCAGCTGACGAGTGGCCGCTACATGGTGAGCATTGACCATAACGGTTCCGTTAGCGGAACGATGGCTGTGCTGAAGTAG